The proteins below come from a single uncultured Carboxylicivirga sp. genomic window:
- a CDS encoding nitroreductase family protein, with protein MLDFKIDEALCTQCSLCAKECPSLIIDGKNGIPVIKEGKEKNCIKCQHCLAVCPTGALSIFGKNPEDSIAVTKEIPSANEMERLIKTRRSVRKFKKAEVEEATIQKLIESAAYAPTGHNKNQVLLSATYTRAEMDKVREVVYNAIKEAKEVGKLEGALSLYGAFQHVWETKGIDVIFRDAPHLIIATAPAANSNGVADSVISLSSFELLANSMGIGTLWNGFLKTVMEHVATELKSIFNIPEDHTIGYIMVYGLPAVKFARSVQSEGLHLNRIQL; from the coding sequence ATGCTTGATTTTAAAATTGACGAAGCCTTATGTACGCAATGTTCATTATGCGCTAAAGAATGTCCTTCTCTGATTATTGATGGAAAAAACGGAATACCTGTTATTAAAGAGGGGAAAGAGAAAAACTGTATTAAATGTCAGCATTGTTTGGCGGTTTGCCCAACGGGTGCTCTTTCTATCTTTGGTAAGAATCCCGAAGACAGTATAGCAGTTACCAAAGAAATTCCTTCAGCAAATGAAATGGAACGGTTGATTAAAACCCGTCGTTCTGTACGTAAATTCAAAAAGGCAGAAGTGGAAGAAGCCACTATTCAAAAGTTAATAGAAAGTGCTGCGTATGCTCCAACAGGCCATAATAAAAACCAGGTTCTATTATCGGCCACCTACACCAGAGCCGAAATGGATAAAGTGCGTGAAGTCGTTTACAATGCCATTAAAGAGGCTAAGGAAGTGGGTAAATTGGAAGGTGCTTTATCGCTGTACGGTGCTTTTCAGCATGTGTGGGAAACCAAAGGCATTGATGTTATTTTCCGCGATGCTCCTCACCTGATTATTGCCACAGCACCAGCAGCCAATAGTAATGGTGTAGCCGACAGTGTAATTTCGCTAAGTTCTTTTGAACTTTTAGCTAACTCTATGGGTATCGGAACTCTTTGGAACGGCTTTTTAAAAACGGTGATGGAACATGTAGCCACCGAATTGAAAAGCATATTTAATATTCCCGAAGATCATACTATTGGTTATATAATGGTTTATGGTTTACCAGCTGTTAAATTTGCTCGTTCGGTTCAGTCAGAAGGATTACATTTGAATCGCATTCAATTATAA
- a CDS encoding nuclear transport factor 2 family protein, which yields MKNIAIVLFSALIGLASCNAPEDKEVAAIKQLVETSYLEGTQNIGDMDKIDAGFHPDFRMQVLEKDGTLNNVDREGWKQMAQDNIDNGVLPRAADKQVSVNYLDIQVEKYAATLKMEYMLEGKPVYIDFMQLYKFPDGWKIVNKIYYTVGD from the coding sequence ATGAAAAATATAGCAATCGTATTATTTTCAGCGCTAATTGGATTAGCATCTTGTAATGCCCCTGAAGACAAAGAAGTGGCAGCCATTAAACAGCTTGTTGAAACATCGTACCTCGAGGGAACTCAGAATATAGGCGATATGGATAAGATTGATGCTGGTTTTCATCCCGATTTTCGTATGCAGGTGCTGGAGAAAGACGGAACCTTGAACAATGTAGACCGCGAAGGATGGAAGCAAATGGCACAAGATAACATCGATAATGGAGTTCTTCCCCGTGCAGCTGATAAGCAGGTTAGTGTAAATTATTTAGATATTCAGGTTGAAAAATATGCAGCCACACTAAAAATGGAGTATATGCTGGAAGGTAAACCGGTATATATCGACTTTATGCAACTGTATAAATTTCCTGATGGATGGAAAATAGTAAATAAGATTTATTACACCGTGGGGGACTAG
- a CDS encoding alpha/beta hydrolase, whose translation MNIKQFFLMTILGVSLLVAPNAQAQKSFFNPEVPDIVQYEVTPDVKYGEGKVNANGKVAMKDLTMDVYYPKAESGEPRPAIILTYGGSFHRGNPRSPYTGFGGQTTSMSQYAMRYAAEGFVVFTINYRVAPDNPIVDEYSVYTEDDIDVSIFTNPAAVAQTNVIRQQMGLEPLTDENAEPVLKATVLAAAEDLRTAILHVKAENKTYNINPDKIALGGFSAGAVTSINVAYGMQEDVSAVFINSGFVAGLKVANKIAASDSNPPIMMFMSDNDYPVVSMFTQPLIQIFKANNVEYHFNWVPGFGHFYPGGAVTLSDEGDKAPLIERTLGFLKEKLQ comes from the coding sequence ATGAATATAAAGCAATTTTTTTTGATGACAATTTTGGGTGTGTCGCTTTTAGTAGCGCCTAATGCCCAGGCACAGAAATCATTTTTTAATCCGGAAGTACCCGACATTGTTCAGTACGAAGTAACACCTGATGTAAAGTACGGAGAAGGCAAAGTTAATGCAAACGGCAAAGTTGCCATGAAGGACCTAACCATGGATGTATATTATCCAAAAGCCGAGTCAGGCGAGCCACGTCCTGCTATTATTTTAACTTATGGTGGAAGCTTTCACCGTGGTAATCCTCGTTCTCCTTATACGGGATTTGGAGGGCAAACAACATCAATGAGCCAGTATGCCATGCGTTATGCTGCCGAAGGTTTTGTGGTATTTACCATTAATTATCGCGTAGCTCCCGATAATCCTATTGTAGACGAATACTCAGTATACACCGAAGACGATATTGACGTAAGTATATTTACAAATCCAGCTGCGGTAGCACAAACAAATGTTATTCGCCAGCAGATGGGATTGGAGCCTTTAACAGATGAAAATGCCGAACCGGTTTTGAAAGCTACTGTTCTGGCAGCTGCCGAAGATTTACGCACAGCCATCCTCCATGTTAAAGCTGAAAACAAAACTTATAATATTAACCCTGATAAGATTGCATTGGGTGGATTCTCTGCCGGAGCAGTAACCTCTATTAATGTGGCATACGGAATGCAGGAAGATGTATCGGCTGTATTTATCAACTCAGGATTTGTGGCCGGACTGAAAGTGGCTAACAAAATTGCTGCTTCAGACAGCAATCCTCCTATTATGATGTTTATGAGTGATAATGATTACCCTGTAGTATCTATGTTTACCCAACCACTTATTCAAATTTTTAAGGCGAATAACGTAGAATACCATTTTAACTGGGTTCCGGGTTTCGGTCATTTTTATCCGGGAGGAGCAGTAACTTTATCTGATGAGGGCGATAAAGCACCACTTATAGAAAGAACGCTGGGGTTTTTAAAAGAGAAGCTGCAATAA
- a CDS encoding serine hydrolase domain-containing protein produces MRITLLLSGLFLISTMSFAQKTSNKLDGTDGLQPISEFKEDINSTDAQKYRTEYRALNFIKADQTGAYGFLNLPEVSPTATVYRNGQVSFLEENLNEELWNTVTKTNAGTMPLSELVQNDSARMQGLLVIHDGKIALEKYMGMRETDKHVWFSASKTLTGILVHILEEEGKIDLEESVTHYIPEFNSADWQKVKVKHLLHHVSGMDYVETNKNFKTPGHPLAIGFAYAIATRHEPSEKSLFDIMKDVKLYREPGEAFDYSTMNTQILGLIIEKVTNQKFEDVLSQRVWGKSGMESEGHYALTPYGEILNGAIFSSRLRDMGRFGLLFTDSWNKVSQEKVVSDSYFEKVNDKTYSDAYLKGEQGTNNAKYFGEVPSHASYQWDAVFNDGDMYKAGRYGQGIYVSPETNTVIVWFSTVYENLLYFPGFARQIIDQNYR; encoded by the coding sequence ATGAGAATTACATTATTACTTTCAGGATTGTTCCTGATATCGACAATGAGTTTTGCACAAAAGACAAGTAACAAGCTGGATGGAACCGATGGTTTGCAGCCAATTTCAGAATTTAAGGAAGATATTAATTCAACAGATGCTCAGAAGTATCGTACCGAATACAGGGCATTAAATTTTATTAAGGCCGATCAAACGGGAGCTTACGGTTTTTTAAACCTACCCGAAGTTTCGCCAACAGCAACAGTCTACAGAAACGGACAGGTTTCTTTTTTAGAAGAAAATTTGAATGAAGAGCTTTGGAATACGGTTACCAAAACCAATGCCGGAACCATGCCTTTATCTGAATTAGTACAAAACGACAGTGCCCGTATGCAGGGGTTGTTAGTTATTCATGATGGTAAAATTGCTCTTGAAAAATACATGGGCATGCGCGAAACAGATAAGCATGTGTGGTTTTCTGCATCCAAAACACTAACCGGAATATTGGTGCACATTTTAGAAGAAGAAGGAAAGATTGATCTGGAGGAATCAGTTACGCATTATATACCTGAGTTTAACAGCGCTGATTGGCAAAAAGTGAAAGTAAAACACTTATTGCATCACGTATCGGGTATGGATTATGTAGAAACAAACAAAAACTTTAAAACACCCGGACATCCATTGGCTATTGGTTTTGCTTATGCGATTGCTACGCGCCACGAGCCATCAGAAAAATCACTTTTTGATATTATGAAGGATGTAAAATTGTATAGAGAACCGGGTGAGGCTTTTGACTATTCAACCATGAATACACAGATTCTGGGTCTTATTATCGAAAAAGTAACCAATCAGAAGTTCGAAGATGTATTAAGTCAGCGCGTATGGGGAAAAAGTGGCATGGAGAGTGAAGGCCATTATGCACTAACTCCATATGGTGAGATCTTAAATGGAGCTATCTTTTCATCTCGATTGAGAGATATGGGACGTTTCGGATTGTTATTTACCGATAGTTGGAATAAGGTGTCTCAAGAGAAAGTTGTTTCGGATAGTTACTTCGAAAAAGTAAATGACAAAACATACAGCGACGCATATTTAAAAGGAGAGCAGGGTACTAACAATGCAAAATACTTTGGCGAAGTTCCTTCGCATGCAAGCTACCAGTGGGATGCAGTGTTTAATGATGGAGATATGTATAAGGCCGGTCGTTATGGTCAGGGTATTTATGTATCGCCCGAAACGAATACTGTAATTGTATGGTTCTCTACCGTATACGAAAACCTTTTATACTTCCCCGGTTTTGCACGTCAAATAATTGATCAAAATTATCGCTAA
- a CDS encoding BamA/TamA family outer membrane protein — MKTIRLTLAAALMSMAVTVGAQSPPIQNNQEVTPEIEKERAEAEKAEANAKTDIKVGKLYLTALPALASNPAYGFIYGAAASGSIFLGDPSTTNMSNLMAIATYTTKNQLMIALRGNLYTNENKWMLQSDYRFFDSSQPTFGLGTGADGNTLIPGVSPLGEDELYEGEGMEFNFIRAHQTALRQIKPSLYFGGGIHFDRFSDINDNILDKENGIYSNHYTYSMKHGYDPTGYNLVGVSASALYDTRDNMANPYSGRFANISYKYNADFLGSDQSSSTLWMEYRDYFSVSKNVPRNVLAVWTYANITTHGHLPYMLMPATAWDQMGRSGRGYAQGRWRGDDMFYAEAEYRFRLPLLAKNPDLFGGVVFADATSASARDANVNLFDNWAFAAGAGLRIQIQKATRTNLGFDYGVANDGTGAFYINLTEYF; from the coding sequence ATGAAGACGATACGTTTAACTTTAGCAGCAGCCTTAATGAGTATGGCTGTAACAGTAGGAGCGCAGTCGCCTCCAATTCAGAACAACCAGGAAGTAACCCCTGAAATTGAAAAGGAAAGAGCAGAAGCAGAAAAAGCAGAAGCCAATGCTAAAACTGATATCAAAGTTGGAAAACTGTATCTAACGGCACTTCCTGCATTAGCATCTAATCCGGCATATGGTTTTATTTATGGAGCAGCTGCATCAGGTAGTATATTTTTAGGTGATCCGTCAACTACCAATATGTCTAATTTGATGGCAATAGCCACATACACAACAAAAAATCAGTTAATGATTGCTCTACGTGGTAACTTATACACCAACGAAAATAAATGGATGTTACAGAGTGATTATAGATTTTTTGATTCTTCGCAACCCACTTTTGGCTTAGGAACAGGAGCCGATGGAAATACCTTAATCCCTGGAGTATCACCTTTGGGCGAAGATGAACTATATGAAGGAGAAGGTATGGAGTTTAATTTTATACGGGCCCACCAAACAGCACTTAGGCAAATAAAACCCTCGTTGTATTTCGGTGGAGGTATTCATTTTGATCGTTTTTCGGATATTAATGATAACATATTGGATAAAGAAAATGGTATTTATTCTAATCATTATACTTATAGTATGAAGCATGGTTATGATCCCACTGGTTATAATTTGGTGGGTGTTTCGGCAAGTGCTTTATATGATACCCGTGATAATATGGCTAATCCATATTCAGGACGTTTTGCTAACATTTCTTATAAGTACAATGCCGACTTTTTAGGTAGTGATCAAAGCTCATCTACTCTTTGGATGGAATATCGTGATTATTTTAGTGTAAGTAAGAATGTACCCCGAAATGTACTTGCTGTTTGGACCTATGCTAACATTACAACACACGGACATCTACCTTATATGTTAATGCCTGCAACTGCCTGGGATCAGATGGGAAGATCAGGTCGTGGTTATGCTCAGGGACGCTGGAGAGGTGATGATATGTTTTATGCTGAGGCTGAATACAGGTTCCGTTTACCTCTTTTGGCTAAAAACCCTGATTTATTTGGTGGTGTAGTATTTGCCGATGCTACTTCGGCCTCTGCTCGCGATGCCAATGTAAACTTATTTGACAACTGGGCTTTTGCAGCTGGTGCTGGTTTGCGTATTCAAATCCAAAAAGCAACGCGTACTAATCTTGGATTCGATTATGGTGTAGCTAATGATGGTACTGGTGCCTTTTATATAAACCTTACCGAGTATTTTTAA
- a CDS encoding helix-turn-helix transcriptional regulator codes for MKTQDPLYIKIKEGDIQTYLRAFEESFKAEVKDKRLIYKRGNSEWKITAYSYFPEFEFMVVQGNYDYNIVIDRTPDEIPDYYHINIVKEGKVVQDYNNEQQLMEAGSPQGIFIYNGLFPLKSEFHANHQHQSVSFKLYRKGLQELMPEAVDIFDKLFENDEAKGYHLHLTTEMDRLLFDLLHYDNIDSGRILLVHAKAFELFTTLMQSVQKLLNKDELHGLHVDDYNRLMIIKDKVIQSVESKINLEDLANEFAVSVSKLQRDFKALFNCSVYQFYTHAKMDEAYRRLKTGQYTVMEVGFDMGYNSVSKFSLMFKKVKGVNPKEVIPG; via the coding sequence ATGAAAACACAAGATCCTTTATACATAAAGATAAAAGAAGGTGATATTCAAACCTATTTAAGAGCTTTTGAAGAAAGTTTTAAAGCCGAAGTAAAAGATAAACGACTCATATATAAAAGAGGTAATAGCGAATGGAAAATTACTGCCTACTCTTATTTCCCTGAGTTTGAGTTTATGGTTGTACAGGGAAACTACGATTATAATATCGTTATTGACAGAACTCCGGACGAAATACCCGATTATTATCACATTAATATCGTGAAAGAAGGGAAAGTGGTGCAGGATTACAATAATGAACAACAATTGATGGAGGCTGGTTCTCCTCAAGGTATTTTTATATATAATGGATTATTTCCACTAAAATCAGAATTTCATGCCAATCATCAGCATCAATCTGTATCGTTTAAACTGTATAGAAAGGGACTTCAGGAATTAATGCCCGAAGCCGTGGATATTTTTGATAAATTATTTGAAAACGATGAAGCAAAAGGCTATCATCTGCATTTAACAACTGAGATGGATCGTCTGTTATTTGATCTCTTACATTACGATAATATCGATTCGGGTAGAATTTTATTGGTGCATGCCAAAGCGTTTGAATTATTTACAACTCTAATGCAATCGGTTCAGAAATTATTGAATAAAGATGAATTACACGGACTACATGTTGATGATTACAATCGCTTAATGATAATCAAAGACAAAGTAATCCAAAGCGTTGAGTCCAAAATCAATCTGGAAGATCTGGCCAATGAATTTGCTGTAAGTGTATCAAAGCTTCAGCGCGATTTTAAAGCTTTGTTCAACTGCTCGGTTTACCAGTTTTATACCCATGCCAAAATGGATGAAGCCTATCGACGCTTAAAAACCGGCCAGTATACAGTAATGGAAGTAGGTTTTGATATGGGATATAACAGCGTATCGAAATTCTCGCTGATGTTTAAAAAAGTAAAAGGTGTTAATCCCAAAGAAGTAATTCCCGGATAA
- a CDS encoding AraC family transcriptional regulator yields the protein MDTTILKVTEGGMNNYFKVVEEVFEQKRIKNRFEIQKGSNYFHLSSQLIAADFELGVLSTNFYNNIVVDRIANERPDYYHFNMIKEGKIMQDYDNEEKTAEAGTNKGVFVYNGGFPLKSNIPANQDYKAIVFKVSKQAIAEIMPEAIPIIETLFENDEPTAYHTQLPIEMERLLTELYEFNSGIFGKNTMVLSRGLELFTMLLNSIKQLLEKDELHGLHIDDYNRLLLIKKEMLDNIEGKINVEEIAKQFAISKSKLQRDFKTLFDISVYQFFAQAKMDEAYRRLKTGKFTVMQVGYDLGYNSIPKFSIMFKKNKGINPSDVIPG from the coding sequence TTGGACACAACAATTTTAAAGGTTACTGAAGGCGGAATGAACAACTACTTTAAGGTAGTTGAGGAGGTTTTTGAGCAAAAGAGAATAAAAAACAGGTTTGAGATACAAAAAGGTTCTAACTATTTTCATCTCTCGTCGCAGCTTATTGCAGCTGATTTTGAACTGGGGGTACTTAGTACCAACTTCTATAATAATATTGTAGTTGATAGAATTGCTAATGAAAGACCCGACTATTATCATTTTAATATGATTAAAGAGGGTAAAATAATGCAGGACTATGATAACGAAGAGAAAACTGCAGAAGCCGGCACTAATAAAGGTGTATTTGTATACAATGGTGGTTTCCCTTTAAAATCAAACATACCAGCCAATCAGGATTACAAGGCTATTGTTTTTAAAGTATCAAAACAAGCTATAGCCGAAATAATGCCCGAAGCAATACCGATTATTGAAACCTTATTTGAAAACGATGAGCCAACTGCCTATCACACCCAATTACCTATTGAGATGGAAAGGCTTTTGACAGAACTTTATGAATTTAACAGTGGTATTTTTGGCAAAAACACTATGGTATTATCTCGCGGGCTGGAATTATTTACCATGCTTTTAAATTCCATTAAACAATTATTAGAAAAAGATGAGTTACATGGTTTACACATTGATGACTATAATCGTTTACTTTTAATTAAAAAGGAAATGTTAGATAATATTGAGGGTAAAATCAATGTTGAAGAAATTGCCAAACAGTTTGCTATCAGCAAATCAAAATTGCAGCGCGACTTTAAAACACTATTTGACATTTCAGTCTATCAGTTTTTTGCTCAAGCCAAAATGGATGAAGCCTATCGCCGTCTGAAAACAGGTAAATTTACCGTAATGCAAGTGGGTTACGATCTTGGGTATAATAGCATTCCCAAATTCTCGATCATGTTTAAAAAAAATAAAGGAATTAATCCAAGTGATGTGATACCGGGTTAA
- a CDS encoding AraC family transcriptional regulator, giving the protein MEKQQPITLKFKEGYVNNYYKAFFDRFGGQLEEGSYQLNKNGIYIDGTVHEIIDEVQLSLLDTKLSFPVRMDRTPDNNPEMLHLVLIKEGGYAQSFQNQFVNVEADSAKGIFFYNGLFPLVADFPANASYKSLSFKFTKTGLQNILSEAINPINQLFDNDEGIAYHIPLPSEINRLMEDIFSYSLDSFGSRAMIKVRGQEILITLLKVMTQMKHDELNGLHTHDYQRIIKIKNRLLSSLNETINVEDIAREFGVSVSKLNRDFNSLFNTSIYKFYTYAKIDEAYRRLKTGKYSVSEVSYDMGYTNPAKFSSMFKKVKGINPKDVIPLQ; this is encoded by the coding sequence ATGGAGAAACAGCAGCCGATTACTCTTAAGTTTAAAGAAGGGTATGTTAACAACTACTATAAAGCATTTTTCGACCGTTTTGGAGGCCAACTAGAGGAAGGATCGTATCAACTTAATAAAAATGGTATCTATATCGACGGAACAGTTCATGAGATAATTGACGAAGTTCAACTGTCGTTATTGGATACTAAACTATCTTTTCCCGTACGAATGGATCGAACGCCTGATAACAATCCTGAAATGCTTCATCTGGTATTGATCAAAGAAGGTGGCTATGCTCAGTCCTTCCAGAATCAGTTTGTTAACGTAGAAGCCGATAGTGCGAAAGGTATATTTTTTTACAATGGACTATTTCCATTAGTGGCTGATTTTCCGGCTAATGCCTCCTATAAATCTTTATCATTCAAATTCACAAAAACCGGATTACAAAACATATTATCGGAAGCCATAAATCCTATTAACCAATTATTTGACAATGATGAGGGAATTGCCTATCATATTCCTTTACCCTCTGAGATAAACCGTTTGATGGAAGATATCTTTTCTTACTCGTTAGACTCATTTGGCTCCAGGGCTATGATAAAAGTGCGTGGGCAAGAAATTTTAATCACCCTATTAAAGGTGATGACACAGATGAAACACGATGAATTAAATGGGCTTCATACCCATGATTATCAACGCATCATAAAAATCAAAAATCGTTTATTGTCTTCTCTTAATGAAACCATTAACGTTGAAGATATTGCCCGCGAATTTGGGGTGAGTGTTTCAAAGCTAAACCGCGATTTTAATAGTTTATTCAATACTTCGATATATAAGTTTTACACCTATGCCAAAATCGATGAAGCCTATCGTCGCTTAAAAACAGGCAAATACAGTGTGAGCGAAGTAAGTTATGACATGGGCTATACCAACCCGGCCAAATTCTCAAGCATGTTTAAAAAAGTAAAGGGCATCAATCCAAAAGATGTGATACCCTTGCAGTAG
- a CDS encoding nuclear transport factor 2 family protein: MKKLVLSLLIAISGLSASAQSDKKEVEAIKKVIETAYLNGVQNIGNMDLIDAGFHPDFRMQVLEKDGSLSNVSLDEFKQRVKNNIDKGVLPRPEGKQVSVEFLSIDVSKYAATLKMDYILEGKSVYIDYMQLYKFPEGWKIVNKIYYTVGD, from the coding sequence ATGAAGAAACTTGTTTTATCACTACTTATTGCAATATCAGGCTTATCGGCCTCTGCGCAATCGGATAAGAAAGAAGTTGAAGCCATAAAAAAGGTAATTGAAACAGCTTATCTCAATGGCGTTCAGAATATCGGTAATATGGACTTGATCGATGCCGGTTTTCATCCCGATTTTCGGATGCAGGTGTTGGAAAAGGACGGAAGCCTGTCAAACGTGTCCCTCGACGAATTTAAACAACGGGTAAAAAACAACATCGATAAAGGTGTACTGCCTCGCCCCGAAGGAAAACAGGTAAGCGTTGAGTTTTTAAGTATCGATGTAAGTAAATATGCGGCCACCCTAAAAATGGATTACATCCTCGAAGGAAAGTCGGTTTACATCGATTATATGCAACTGTATAAATTCCCCGAAGGATGGAAAATCGTAAATAAGATTTACTACACCGTGGGTGATTAA
- a CDS encoding BamA/TamA family outer membrane protein has product MKTIKLIFLMAMMVIAIRVEAQSPPIQNNQEVTPEIEKERKEQAEKVDAENVQPDIKVGKLYFTPIPAIASNPAYGFVYGAAASGSIFLGDPSTTNMSNMMVTATHTSKKQLMITLRGNVYTNQNKWMLQSDYRFFNSSQPTFGLGTGSDGNTLLPGVSPFDDELYEGEGMDFNFIRMHQTGLRKVKPSLYLGGGIHFDRYYNIDDNLLDLENGIYTNHYIYSTKHGFDPSGYNLVGVSANALYDTRDNLANPYSGRFANVSFRYNAEVLGSDQSSSTLWMEYRDYFSVSKDVPRNVIAFWTYANITTHGNLPYMALPATAWDQMGRSGRGFAQGRWRGNDMFYAEAEYRFRLPLLAKNPDLFGGVVFANATSASAHDANVKLFDNWAAAAGAGLRIQIQKATRTNLGIDYGWGHDGTRALYINLTEYF; this is encoded by the coding sequence ATGAAGACAATAAAATTAATTTTTCTGATGGCAATGATGGTCATTGCTATTAGAGTAGAGGCACAATCGCCTCCTATTCAAAACAATCAGGAAGTAACACCTGAAATTGAAAAAGAAAGAAAGGAACAGGCAGAAAAAGTGGATGCTGAAAATGTGCAACCCGATATTAAAGTGGGGAAGCTATATTTTACACCCATTCCGGCTATTGCGTCCAATCCAGCTTATGGTTTTGTATATGGAGCCGCTGCTTCGGGTAGTATATTTCTGGGCGATCCGTCAACCACAAATATGTCAAATATGATGGTAACGGCTACGCATACCAGCAAGAAACAGCTGATGATAACATTGAGAGGGAACGTGTATACCAACCAAAACAAGTGGATGTTACAAAGCGATTACCGTTTCTTTAATTCTTCGCAACCAACCTTTGGTTTAGGAACAGGGAGCGATGGCAATACCTTATTACCCGGAGTTTCTCCTTTTGATGATGAATTATACGAAGGAGAAGGAATGGATTTTAACTTTATAAGAATGCACCAAACAGGCCTGCGCAAGGTAAAACCTTCGTTATATCTTGGAGGTGGAATTCATTTCGATAGGTATTATAATATTGATGATAACCTGCTGGATTTAGAAAATGGTATTTATACCAACCATTACATCTATAGTACTAAACATGGGTTTGATCCATCGGGATATAACCTGGTAGGCGTATCGGCAAATGCATTGTACGATACACGCGATAACCTTGCTAATCCATATTCGGGACGTTTTGCCAATGTATCATTCAGATATAATGCCGAAGTCTTGGGTAGCGATCAAAGCTCTTCAACCTTATGGATGGAGTATCGCGACTATTTTTCAGTTTCAAAAGATGTGCCACGCAATGTTATCGCATTTTGGACCTATGCCAATATTACAACCCATGGCAACCTTCCTTATATGGCTTTACCGGCAACAGCCTGGGACCAAATGGGGCGCTCGGGAAGAGGATTTGCTCAGGGCCGCTGGAGAGGTAATGATATGTTCTATGCCGAAGCAGAATATCGATTCAGACTACCTTTGTTAGCTAAGAACCCTGATTTATTCGGAGGTGTAGTGTTTGCCAACGCCACTTCTGCTTCGGCCCACGATGCCAATGTAAAATTATTCGACAATTGGGCTGCCGCTGCCGGTGCAGGTTTGCGTATTCAAATTCAAAAAGCAACACGAACCAATCTGGGTATCGATTACGGTTGGGGACACGATGGTACCCGTGCCTTATATATTAACCTTACTGAGTATTTCTAA